Proteins encoded by one window of Acuticoccus sp. MNP-M23:
- a CDS encoding RidA family protein, with protein MKYLTPGTIRRPFANYAHAVEVPAGMRLLVMSGQLGIGPDEKVADGAEAQTERCFANIAAILAEAGADMGALVRINAYVAGREHLAGYMAARDRFVADPAPASTLMIVTGFAREEFVVEVEALAALPPQAAGG; from the coding sequence ATGAAATACCTGACACCCGGCACCATTCGCCGCCCGTTCGCCAATTATGCCCATGCGGTGGAGGTGCCGGCCGGGATGCGGCTCCTGGTGATGTCCGGCCAGCTCGGCATCGGGCCGGACGAGAAGGTGGCGGACGGCGCCGAAGCACAGACCGAGCGCTGTTTTGCAAACATCGCCGCAATCCTTGCCGAAGCGGGGGCGGACATGGGGGCGCTGGTGCGGATCAACGCCTATGTCGCGGGGCGCGAGCACCTCGCCGGATACATGGCCGCACGGGACCGGTTCGTGGCCGATCCCGCCCCGGCCTCAACGCTGATGATCGTCACCGGCTTTGCGCGCGAGGAATTTGTGGTGGAGGTGGAGGCCCTTGCCGCGCTGCCGCCACAGGCTGCCGGGGGTTGA
- the atpC gene encoding ATP synthase F1 subunit epsilon → MATFHFELVSPEALLISGEVEQVTLPGSEGQFQVLPNHAPLLALLGPGIVEVSGGDVETQRIFINGGFCDVNQQGCSVLAEAAVGAADAAPRVDEIIADEKASIEKLENASTRDELDRRIATLESVRAAL, encoded by the coding sequence ATGGCCACATTCCACTTCGAGCTTGTCTCTCCCGAGGCGCTTCTGATCTCCGGTGAGGTCGAGCAGGTGACGCTTCCGGGCTCGGAAGGCCAGTTCCAGGTGCTGCCGAACCATGCACCGCTGCTGGCGCTGCTCGGCCCCGGTATCGTGGAAGTCTCCGGCGGTGACGTCGAGACGCAGCGCATCTTCATCAACGGCGGCTTCTGCGACGTGAACCAGCAGGGCTGCAGCGTTCTGGCCGAAGCCGCCGTCGGCGCCGCCGATGCAGCACCGCGCGTCGACGAGATCATCGCCGATGAAAAGGCGTCCATCGAGAAGCTGGAAAACGCCTCCACCCGTGACGAGCTTGACCGCCGCATCGCAACGCTGGAAAGCGTCCGCGCCGCGCTGTAA
- the atpD gene encoding F0F1 ATP synthase subunit beta — translation MANATGQVQQVIGAVVDVKFDDQLPAILNSLHTDNNGQRLVLEVAQHLGENTVRTIAMDATEGLVRGQEVIDTGSPIEMPVGAGTLGRIMNVIGEPIDEAGAVDYSETRPIHAPAPSYVEQSTESEILVTGIKVVDLLAPYARGGKIGLFGGAGVGKTVLIQELINNVAKAHGGYSVFAGVGERTREGNDLYHEMIESGVNKAGGGEGSKCALVFGQMNEPPGARARVALSGLTVAEHFRDEGQDVLFFVDNIFRFTQAGSEVSALLGRIPSAVGYQPTLATDMGALQERITTTQKGSITSVQAIYVPADDLTDPAPATSFAHLDATTTLNRSIAEKGIYPAVDPLDSTSRLLNAATLGEEHYKTARDVQEVLQRYKSLQDIIAILGMDELSEDDKLTVARARKIERFLSQPFHVAEIFTGKSGVFVELADTIKGFRGLVDGKYDDMPEAAFYMVGTIEEATEKAQQLAEAA, via the coding sequence ATGGCAAACGCAACCGGACAAGTGCAACAGGTGATCGGCGCCGTCGTGGACGTGAAGTTCGACGACCAGCTGCCTGCCATCTTGAACTCGCTCCACACCGACAACAACGGCCAGCGCCTCGTCTTGGAGGTGGCTCAGCACCTGGGCGAGAACACTGTCCGCACGATCGCCATGGACGCCACCGAAGGCCTCGTGCGCGGCCAGGAAGTGATCGACACCGGCTCCCCCATCGAAATGCCCGTGGGCGCCGGTACGCTCGGCCGCATCATGAACGTCATCGGTGAGCCGATCGACGAAGCCGGCGCGGTGGACTACAGCGAAACCCGCCCGATTCACGCCCCTGCCCCGTCCTACGTCGAGCAGTCGACCGAGTCGGAAATTTTGGTCACGGGCATCAAGGTGGTCGACCTCCTCGCCCCTTACGCCCGCGGCGGCAAGATCGGCCTCTTCGGCGGCGCCGGCGTCGGCAAGACCGTGCTGATCCAGGAGCTCATCAACAACGTCGCCAAGGCGCACGGCGGTTATTCCGTGTTCGCAGGCGTCGGTGAGCGGACCCGCGAAGGCAACGACCTTTACCACGAGATGATCGAGTCCGGCGTGAACAAGGCCGGCGGCGGCGAGGGCTCCAAATGCGCCCTGGTCTTCGGTCAGATGAACGAGCCTCCCGGCGCCCGTGCCCGCGTTGCGCTTTCCGGCCTCACGGTCGCCGAGCACTTCCGCGACGAAGGCCAGGACGTGCTGTTCTTCGTGGACAACATCTTCCGCTTCACGCAGGCCGGCTCCGAAGTGTCCGCACTTCTCGGCCGCATCCCCTCCGCCGTGGGCTATCAGCCGACGCTGGCGACCGACATGGGCGCCCTGCAGGAGCGCATCACCACCACGCAGAAGGGCTCGATCACGTCCGTGCAGGCCATTTACGTGCCCGCCGACGACCTGACCGACCCGGCGCCTGCAACGTCGTTCGCCCACCTTGACGCGACGACCACGCTCAACCGCTCGATCGCCGAAAAGGGCATCTACCCGGCCGTTGACCCGCTCGACTCCACGTCGCGCCTCCTCAACGCCGCCACGCTCGGCGAAGAGCACTACAAGACCGCCCGTGACGTGCAGGAAGTGCTGCAGCGCTACAAGTCGCTCCAGGACATCATCGCGATTCTCGGCATGGACGAGCTGTCCGAAGACGACAAGCTCACCGTGGCCCGCGCCCGCAAGATCGAGCGTTTCCTGTCGCAGCCCTTCCACGTGGCGGAAATCTTCACCGGCAAGTCCGGCGTGTTCGTCGAACTCGCCGACACCATCAAGGGCTTCCGCGGCCTGGTCGACGGCAAGTACGACGACATGCCGGAAGCCGCCTTCTACATGGTCGGCACCATCGAGGAAGCCACCGAGAAGGCCCAGCAGCTGGCTGAAGCGGCGTAA
- a CDS encoding ABC transporter substrate-binding protein, giving the protein MTRIALLASAAIFATLAPAAAQDLTPVTFGTNWLPQGEHGGYYQAIADGDYEACGLDVTIVPGGPQVNNRAMLLAGRIQFHMGGNLLQAFSAAEQDIPLKVVAAHFQKEPQILMSHPDEGFDTFESLKDATLFIGDPGFQSYYQWMIDQYGFEASQRQPYTFNPAPFIANKKSAQQGYVTSEPFAVEREGGFKPNIFLLADYGFDSYATTVETMADTVENSPEVVQCFVDASAKGWYKYMYGDNSAANALIQAANPDMTDEQLAFSHDSMMEFGILESGTAEADGIGAMTDEKFTSFHDKMVAAGVVPDGVDISDIYTLEFVNKGVGLDIKKELTGQ; this is encoded by the coding sequence ATGACTCGCATTGCCCTGCTCGCCAGCGCTGCGATCTTCGCAACGCTTGCACCTGCCGCTGCGCAGGACCTGACACCGGTTACATTCGGCACCAACTGGCTCCCTCAGGGAGAGCACGGCGGCTACTATCAGGCCATTGCCGATGGCGACTATGAGGCTTGCGGTCTGGACGTGACGATCGTGCCGGGGGGTCCGCAGGTGAACAACCGGGCGATGCTCCTGGCCGGCCGCATCCAGTTTCACATGGGCGGCAACCTCCTCCAGGCCTTCTCCGCCGCCGAGCAGGACATTCCGCTGAAAGTGGTCGCGGCGCATTTTCAGAAAGAGCCGCAGATCCTGATGAGCCACCCTGACGAAGGCTTCGACACGTTCGAGAGCCTGAAGGATGCGACGCTCTTCATCGGCGATCCGGGCTTCCAGTCCTACTATCAGTGGATGATCGACCAGTACGGCTTCGAGGCGTCGCAGCGGCAGCCCTATACGTTCAATCCGGCACCGTTCATCGCCAACAAGAAGTCCGCGCAGCAAGGCTACGTGACGTCCGAGCCATTTGCCGTGGAGCGTGAGGGCGGCTTCAAGCCCAACATCTTCCTTCTGGCCGACTATGGCTTCGACAGCTACGCGACCACGGTCGAGACGATGGCCGACACGGTGGAGAACTCCCCCGAAGTCGTCCAGTGCTTTGTCGATGCCTCGGCCAAGGGCTGGTACAAGTACATGTACGGCGACAACAGCGCAGCCAACGCGCTGATCCAGGCCGCAAACCCGGACATGACCGACGAGCAGCTGGCCTTCTCGCATGATTCCATGATGGAATTCGGCATTCTGGAATCCGGCACAGCGGAGGCGGACGGCATCGGCGCGATGACCGACGAAAAGTTCACCTCCTTCCATGACAAGATGGTTGCCGCCGGCGTCGTGCCCGATGGTGTCGACATTTCGGACATCTACACGCTCGAATTCGTGAACAAGGGTGTCGGGCTCGACATCAAGAAAGAGCTGACTGGCCAATAG
- a CDS encoding cytosine deaminase, with amino-acid sequence MARKRHEGAPLKLTNAAVPAPLLGAAGDGISLVDIVVDGETIASVTPASGEAGDLDCAGGMVVPAFVDLHTHIDKGHIAPRTANPDGTFLGALNAVQADRNASWTAADVAARMEFALQCAYAHGTAALRTHIDSAPPQDDVSWPVFAEMRERWAGRITLQGSSLIGIDSLPEDLAPLFDKVTAFGGIVGAVLYPVPDLVPRLRALMEEAETRGLDIDFHVDETLDPASNGLSAVAAEATRIGFSGTVTCGHCCSLMTMDDAVADRTLDAVAAAALAIVSLPMCNLYLQDRTPGGKRTPRIRGGTLVHEMASRGIKVAIASDNTRDPFYAYGDLDMMEVWREATRVLHLDHPVGQWPLAFNATPAAIMGLADRDAIGPGAPADLVLFKARRYDELFSRPQTDRTVIRAGKVLDCTLPDYAALDETLR; translated from the coding sequence ATGGCACGAAAGCGCCATGAAGGAGCGCCGTTGAAACTGACCAACGCTGCCGTCCCGGCCCCGCTTCTGGGCGCTGCGGGAGACGGCATCTCTCTCGTCGACATCGTCGTCGATGGTGAAACCATCGCCTCGGTCACGCCCGCAAGCGGCGAAGCGGGCGATCTCGACTGCGCGGGCGGCATGGTGGTGCCCGCGTTCGTCGACCTCCACACCCACATCGACAAGGGGCACATCGCCCCGCGCACGGCCAACCCGGACGGAACATTCCTCGGGGCACTCAACGCGGTGCAGGCGGACAGGAACGCCAGCTGGACCGCAGCCGACGTTGCCGCCCGGATGGAGTTTGCGCTCCAGTGCGCCTACGCCCACGGCACCGCGGCGCTGCGGACCCATATCGACAGCGCCCCGCCGCAGGACGATGTTTCGTGGCCGGTGTTCGCCGAGATGCGCGAGCGCTGGGCGGGGCGGATCACCCTTCAGGGCTCCAGCCTCATCGGCATCGATTCGCTGCCGGAAGATCTGGCGCCCCTGTTTGACAAGGTGACGGCGTTCGGCGGCATTGTCGGTGCCGTGCTTTACCCCGTGCCGGACCTCGTCCCGCGCCTGCGCGCGTTGATGGAAGAGGCCGAAACGCGCGGCCTCGACATTGATTTTCACGTCGACGAAACGCTGGACCCGGCGTCCAACGGCCTTTCCGCGGTGGCGGCGGAGGCAACGCGCATCGGCTTTTCGGGCACCGTCACGTGCGGCCACTGCTGTTCGCTGATGACCATGGATGACGCTGTTGCGGACCGCACGCTGGATGCCGTCGCCGCAGCCGCACTCGCCATCGTGTCGCTCCCCATGTGCAATCTTTACCTTCAGGACCGCACGCCGGGTGGCAAACGCACCCCGCGCATCCGCGGCGGCACGCTGGTGCACGAGATGGCGTCACGCGGCATCAAGGTCGCGATCGCGTCCGACAACACGCGCGACCCGTTCTATGCCTATGGCGACCTCGACATGATGGAGGTCTGGCGCGAGGCCACGCGCGTTCTCCACCTCGACCACCCGGTGGGACAATGGCCGCTGGCCTTCAACGCAACGCCGGCAGCCATCATGGGCCTCGCCGACCGCGACGCCATCGGCCCCGGTGCCCCGGCGGATCTGGTCCTGTTCAAGGCCCGCCGCTACGACGAGCTGTTTTCGCGCCCGCAGACGGACCGCACCGTCATCCGCGCCGGCAAGGTGCTCGATTGCACGCTGCCGGACTATGCGGCGCTGGACGAGACGCTGCGCTAG
- a CDS encoding creatininase family protein has product MAHPRPYWADMTSPDFTVDTSGWVAVIPTAAIEQHGPHLPVGTDTILGEGMVKTVVDRLPADVPATFLPIQTIGKSNEHISYRGTLTLTWETAIKAWLEIGASAARAGIRRIVFVNSHGGNTSMLDIITRELRVRFDILAVSTAWLRFGDKGVIDDHERHIGIHGGTLETALVRHFRPELVRDEHLQNFESEQMKLVAEQTHLRIHGTHSFAWKSGDLNPYGVVGDATRGTAEMGRELADYHADRFIELLRDVATIDLSVLK; this is encoded by the coding sequence ATGGCTCATCCAAGACCCTACTGGGCGGACATGACGTCCCCCGATTTCACCGTTGATACAAGCGGTTGGGTCGCCGTCATTCCCACCGCTGCCATCGAGCAGCACGGGCCGCACCTGCCAGTCGGGACCGACACCATTCTGGGCGAGGGCATGGTGAAGACCGTGGTCGACCGTTTGCCGGCCGACGTGCCGGCGACGTTCCTGCCGATCCAGACCATCGGCAAGTCCAACGAGCACATCAGCTACCGCGGCACGCTGACGCTGACCTGGGAAACCGCCATCAAGGCATGGCTCGAGATCGGGGCGAGCGCGGCGCGTGCCGGGATTCGCAGGATCGTGTTCGTCAACTCCCACGGCGGCAACACGTCGATGCTGGACATCATCACGCGCGAGCTGCGGGTGCGGTTCGACATTCTCGCCGTCTCCACCGCTTGGCTGCGGTTCGGCGACAAGGGGGTGATCGACGACCACGAGCGCCACATCGGCATTCATGGCGGGACGCTGGAAACGGCGCTGGTCCGCCATTTCCGGCCGGAGCTTGTTCGCGACGAGCATTTGCAGAATTTTGAGAGCGAGCAGATGAAACTGGTGGCCGAGCAGACCCATCTGCGCATCCACGGCACGCATTCGTTTGCGTGGAAATCGGGCGACCTCAACCCCTACGGCGTGGTCGGCGATGCTACCCGCGGCACCGCGGAAATGGGCCGTGAACTGGCCGATTACCATGCCGACCGGTTCATCGAGCTGCTGCGCGACGTGGCGACCATAGATCTTTCCGTCCTCAAATAA
- a CDS encoding ABC transporter substrate-binding protein: MNRYLLGLCALAAFSSAALAQDDDATFKFAFQGELKGLDPYSLNETFTLSMLGNVYEGLTRRDGDLNIIPGLAESWEVVDDTTWRFKLREGVKFQNGNDFTADDVVFSANRVRSEGSDLLTRIPADAEFTAVDDYTVEVKLTSPNPILHYEWDTWGIMDKEWTEENDAVKVTSASDESPNYASLHANGTGPFKVASHEVGVRTIYEPNTDWWNWDNKDFNIESVEFTPIGQDATRVAALLSGELDLVFPIPVQDIKRVESNPGTEAMTGPELRTIFLGFDQDRDELTTSDVKGKNPFKDVRVRKAFYQAIDIEAIKQKIMRNLSTPAALMISPALFARSNEFERYPFDVAAAKALMEEAGYPDGFTVGMDCPNDRYVNDEQICQAVAAMLAKINVKVDLNAQPKSQYFAKILASGGFDTSFYLLGWTPGSFDSWNVIANLNGCRNADGTEGGAFNLGNYCNEEVDALAAKILEENDPTTRDDLIAQAYTILNDEVSHIPLHQQGLAWGKASDVDVVQRADNQLMLYHVNK, encoded by the coding sequence ATGAACCGCTACCTACTGGGGCTATGTGCACTCGCTGCCTTCAGCAGCGCCGCTCTCGCCCAGGACGACGACGCGACATTCAAGTTCGCCTTCCAGGGCGAGCTGAAGGGTCTCGACCCATATTCGCTCAACGAAACCTTCACGTTGTCCATGCTGGGCAACGTCTACGAAGGGCTGACCCGGCGGGACGGTGACCTCAACATCATCCCCGGTCTCGCCGAGAGCTGGGAGGTTGTCGACGACACCACCTGGCGCTTCAAGCTGCGTGAGGGCGTGAAATTCCAGAACGGCAACGATTTCACCGCAGATGACGTGGTGTTCTCTGCCAATCGCGTCCGATCCGAAGGGTCCGACCTTCTGACCCGCATTCCGGCTGACGCCGAGTTCACCGCGGTGGACGACTATACGGTGGAAGTGAAGCTCACGAGCCCCAACCCGATCCTGCACTATGAGTGGGACACCTGGGGCATCATGGACAAGGAATGGACCGAGGAAAACGACGCGGTGAAGGTCACCTCCGCGTCCGACGAGAGCCCCAACTACGCGTCCCTCCACGCCAACGGCACCGGTCCCTTCAAGGTTGCCAGCCACGAAGTGGGCGTGCGCACCATCTACGAACCCAACACGGACTGGTGGAACTGGGACAACAAGGACTTCAACATCGAAAGCGTGGAATTCACGCCCATCGGGCAGGACGCCACGCGCGTTGCAGCGCTCCTGTCGGGTGAACTCGACCTCGTGTTCCCGATCCCGGTGCAGGACATCAAGCGCGTGGAATCGAACCCCGGCACCGAGGCAATGACCGGGCCCGAGCTGCGCACGATCTTCCTCGGCTTCGACCAGGACCGCGACGAGCTGACCACGTCCGACGTCAAGGGCAAGAACCCGTTCAAGGACGTTCGGGTCCGCAAGGCCTTCTACCAGGCGATCGACATCGAGGCGATCAAGCAGAAGATCATGCGTAACCTGTCGACCCCGGCAGCGCTCATGATCTCGCCGGCATTGTTCGCGCGATCAAACGAGTTCGAGCGCTACCCGTTCGACGTTGCGGCGGCCAAGGCGCTGATGGAAGAGGCCGGATATCCGGACGGCTTCACCGTCGGCATGGACTGCCCGAACGACCGCTACGTCAACGACGAGCAGATTTGCCAGGCTGTGGCGGCCATGCTTGCCAAGATCAACGTCAAGGTCGACCTCAACGCCCAGCCGAAGTCCCAGTACTTCGCCAAGATCCTCGCCTCCGGCGGGTTCGATACCTCGTTCTATCTCCTGGGCTGGACGCCGGGCTCGTTCGACAGCTGGAACGTGATTGCCAACCTCAACGGCTGCCGCAATGCGGATGGCACCGAAGGTGGCGCGTTCAACCTTGGGAATTATTGCAACGAGGAAGTGGACGCGCTGGCGGCCAAGATCCTGGAAGAGAACGACCCCACCACGCGTGATGACCTGATTGCGCAGGCCTACACGATCCTCAACGACGAGGTGTCGCACATTCCGCTGCACCAGCAGGGTCTGGCATGGGGCAAGGCATCGGACGTCGACGTCGTGCAGCGCGCCGACAACCAGCTCATGCTCTACCACGTCAACAAGTAG
- a CDS encoding B12-binding domain-containing radical SAM protein has protein sequence MSVVDAQIGAIQAPAGLVPRLDPPKVLMVHPLFMAGSFWSFETTSQMYGAEYPMPPLGLATVAAMLPPEWDVRIMDRNIEEVTEADILAVDLVMTGGMLPQRIDLMHMIDWAQSLGKKVCVGGPDIMSTPSAYEHVDFLVVGEAESVIDQFIEAWRAGSEGARFDAEKFKADVTASPIPRFDLLNRPKYLQMTVQYSRGCPFMCEFCDIIELFGRKPRTKTNEQILEELQAIYDLGYRGHVNFVDDNLIGNKKAIKGFLPHLIKWQEDHGNPFDFSTEASLNLADDSDLMTMMSKAGFLGVFIGIESPDPDVLKATQKKQNTKRDIAQSVHRVYEHGMSVLAGFIVGFDEEKGAVGDAVADLIEEAAIPVAMVGLLYALPETQLSRRLEKEGRMYPQMSFEDATRFGTVDQCTLGLNFDTQRPREEILKDFRTVVARSYTPEAYHKRVRRMTDLMKFEHANLDSMRSGVVKNLVFVVRLCWALGIVAKDGKRLYWGTLLHGLKKGSAAFDAVFLSLAAYAHLGPFSKTVLKAIDARIEEGRSGRDAAAATASVPVLAAE, from the coding sequence ATGAGCGTAGTCGACGCGCAAATCGGAGCGATCCAGGCACCAGCCGGTCTGGTGCCTCGCCTCGATCCGCCCAAGGTCTTGATGGTACACCCGCTTTTCATGGCGGGGTCGTTCTGGTCGTTCGAGACCACATCGCAGATGTACGGCGCGGAATATCCGATGCCGCCTCTGGGTCTTGCGACTGTTGCCGCCATGCTTCCGCCCGAGTGGGACGTGCGCATCATGGACCGCAACATCGAGGAGGTGACCGAGGCCGACATTCTGGCAGTCGACCTCGTCATGACCGGCGGCATGCTGCCGCAGCGCATCGATCTGATGCACATGATCGACTGGGCTCAGTCGCTCGGCAAGAAGGTCTGCGTCGGCGGACCGGACATCATGTCCACCCCGAGCGCCTACGAGCATGTGGACTTTCTGGTGGTGGGCGAGGCGGAAAGCGTCATCGACCAGTTCATCGAAGCCTGGCGTGCCGGCTCGGAAGGTGCCCGTTTCGATGCGGAGAAGTTCAAGGCCGACGTGACCGCCTCGCCGATCCCGCGGTTCGACCTGCTGAACCGCCCTAAATATCTGCAGATGACTGTGCAATATTCGCGCGGCTGTCCGTTCATGTGCGAGTTCTGCGACATTATCGAGCTGTTCGGCCGCAAGCCGCGCACGAAGACCAACGAGCAGATCCTGGAAGAGCTGCAGGCGATCTACGATCTCGGCTATCGCGGCCACGTCAATTTTGTCGACGACAACCTCATCGGCAACAAGAAGGCGATCAAGGGGTTTTTGCCGCATCTCATCAAGTGGCAGGAAGACCACGGCAACCCGTTCGACTTCTCCACCGAGGCTTCGCTCAACCTTGCCGACGATTCGGACCTCATGACCATGATGTCCAAGGCCGGTTTCCTCGGCGTCTTCATCGGCATCGAAAGCCCCGATCCGGACGTTCTGAAAGCCACGCAGAAAAAGCAGAACACCAAGCGCGACATCGCGCAGAGCGTTCATCGCGTCTACGAGCACGGCATGTCCGTGCTGGCGGGCTTCATCGTCGGGTTCGACGAGGAAAAGGGCGCCGTCGGCGACGCTGTGGCCGACCTCATCGAGGAGGCCGCGATTCCGGTGGCCATGGTGGGGCTGCTATATGCCTTGCCCGAAACGCAGCTCAGCCGGCGCCTTGAAAAAGAGGGCCGGATGTACCCCCAGATGAGTTTTGAGGATGCGACCCGGTTCGGCACGGTCGACCAGTGTACCCTGGGCCTCAACTTCGACACCCAGCGCCCGCGCGAAGAAATCCTGAAGGACTTCCGCACCGTCGTTGCCCGCAGCTACACGCCCGAGGCGTATCACAAGCGCGTGCGGCGGATGACGGACCTGATGAAGTTCGAGCACGCCAACCTCGACTCCATGCGCTCCGGCGTCGTGAAGAACCTCGTGTTCGTGGTCCGGCTGTGCTGGGCGCTCGGCATCGTCGCCAAGGATGGCAAGCGCCTTTATTGGGGCACCTTGCTGCACGGGCTGAAAAAGGGCTCTGCCGCGTTCGACGCAGTGTTCCTGTCGCTGGCCGCCTACGCGCACCTCGGCCCGTTCTCCAAGACCGTGCTGAAAGCCATTGATGCCCGCATCGAAGAAGGCCGCTCGGGCCGCGATGCGGCTGCAGCCACAGCGTCCGTGCCGGTGCTCGCGGCCGAATGA
- a CDS encoding ABC transporter permease produces the protein MLKIGLPLLVLAAFLIGWDMLVTINEIPQYILPRPQVVAQTLVTDWPILGPALLNTLMITLAALMLATLGGVALSIALTQSRIVEYSFFPIAVVLQVTPIVAIFPLINIYVGNIFAKLLLCAWIVAFFPILSNTTLGLNSADRNLRDLYRLYGATRWQTLRYLKIPSAMPYFLGGLRIAGGLALIGAVVAEFVAGSAGVGTGLASRLIEAGYRLNNPRLFAALILISATGVVIYVILSLVSAKILGKWHESAMKERR, from the coding sequence ATGCTGAAGATCGGCCTGCCGCTTCTGGTGCTGGCGGCCTTTCTCATCGGCTGGGACATGCTCGTCACCATCAACGAGATCCCGCAGTACATCCTGCCGCGCCCGCAGGTGGTGGCACAGACGCTGGTGACGGACTGGCCGATCCTCGGCCCGGCACTCCTCAACACGCTGATGATCACGCTGGCGGCACTGATGCTCGCCACCCTTGGCGGCGTTGCCCTGTCCATCGCCCTCACCCAGTCGCGCATTGTGGAATATTCGTTCTTCCCCATTGCGGTGGTGCTGCAGGTGACGCCGATTGTCGCCATCTTCCCGCTGATCAACATCTATGTGGGCAACATCTTCGCAAAGCTTCTGCTCTGCGCGTGGATCGTGGCGTTCTTCCCCATCCTGTCCAACACCACGCTGGGGCTGAACTCGGCCGACAGGAACCTCAGGGACCTTTATCGGCTCTACGGCGCCACCCGCTGGCAGACACTGCGCTACCTGAAGATCCCGTCCGCCATGCCCTATTTTCTGGGCGGCCTTCGCATTGCCGGCGGGCTTGCGCTGATTGGCGCGGTGGTGGCGGAATTCGTCGCCGGCTCGGCCGGGGTCGGCACCGGGCTCGCCTCGCGTCTGATCGAAGCCGGCTACCGGCTGAACAACCCGCGCCTCTTCGCAGCCCTCATCCTGATTTCGGCCACGGGCGTGGTCATCTACGTGATCCTCAGCCTCGTCTCGGCGAAGATCCTCGGCAAATGGCACGAAAGCGCCATGAAGGAGCGCCGTTGA
- a CDS encoding ABC transporter ATP-binding protein: MPTPIITLSGVGKTFENGTRALEKVDLSVARGEFLSLLGPSGCGKSTILRLVAGLDTPTDGDIRVAATAHSVGFVFQEPTLMPWARVFDNVWLPLRLGGLTRKGAEERVMDALESVGLADFRDAYPRELSGGMKMRVSIARALATDPEILLMDEPFAALDEITRFRLNDDLLRLWEARNWTVLFVTHSVFESVYLSTRIAVMTGRPGRIAAEVGVDEPAPRSEAFRTSTRYGDLARETSTALHEAMAA, translated from the coding sequence ATGCCAACGCCAATCATCACCCTGAGCGGCGTCGGCAAGACGTTCGAGAACGGCACGCGCGCGCTGGAAAAGGTCGACCTTTCCGTCGCGCGCGGCGAATTCCTGTCGCTGCTCGGCCCGTCGGGCTGCGGCAAGTCCACCATCCTGCGGCTTGTGGCGGGGCTCGACACACCGACCGACGGCGACATCCGGGTTGCAGCAACGGCGCATTCGGTCGGCTTCGTCTTCCAGGAGCCGACGCTGATGCCGTGGGCCCGCGTATTCGACAATGTGTGGCTGCCGCTGCGCCTGGGTGGCCTCACCCGCAAGGGCGCCGAAGAGCGGGTGATGGATGCGCTGGAAAGCGTCGGCCTTGCCGATTTCCGCGACGCTTACCCGCGCGAGCTTTCCGGCGGCATGAAGATGCGCGTTTCCATCGCCCGCGCACTGGCGACCGACCCGGAGATCCTCCTCATGGACGAGCCGTTCGCCGCGCTGGACGAGATCACCCGCTTCCGCCTCAACGACGATCTGCTGCGGCTGTGGGAGGCGCGGAACTGGACGGTGCTGTTCGTCACCCATTCGGTGTTTGAAAGCGTCTACCTGTCCACCCGCATTGCGGTCATGACCGGACGGCCCGGCCGCATCGCCGCCGAGGTGGGCGTGGACGAACCCGCCCCGCGCAGCGAAGCCTTCCGCACCTCCACGCGTTACGGCGATCTGGCGCGCGAGACATCCACCGCCCTGCACGAGGCAATGGCAGCATGA